One segment of Acetoanaerobium noterae DNA contains the following:
- a CDS encoding TldD/PmbA family protein, whose amino-acid sequence MLDQRLVHDVLTAALSFGGDFAEIFVEDRIDNTIGMIEGKIERSLTGRTGGVGIRIFNGFNSVYTYSHKKDRDTLIKLAQNASKSLKGVAQNLNIDFVIESPSVIHPVMISPQDVEKSVKIELMRKAHESASSYSNLIHQVRVNYLDYTQNVLIANSNGKFVQDSRTRTRFIVNSVAKRDEKMEHGMIGKGSGKGFELYDEISVEDIANEASRVAITMLDAKSSPSGKFPVVLDNKFGGVIFHEACGHGLEATSVAKGNSVYAGKLGEQIASTVVSAVDDGTVQNEWGSLSFDDEGNKTTRNLLIENGILKNYMVDELNARRMNMPATGSCRRESYKFAPTSRMTNTYILNGNSKFEDMISSIDYGVYAKYLGGGSVNTATGEFNFAVQEAYLVKNGKIEEPIKGATLIGTGLDVLKKIEMVSDNFDSGEGMCGSVSGSIPAGLGQPALKVSEITVGGKE is encoded by the coding sequence ATGCTAGATCAAAGACTGGTACACGATGTGCTAACAGCAGCACTGTCTTTTGGTGGTGATTTTGCTGAGATTTTTGTAGAAGACAGAATCGATAATACTATAGGAATGATAGAAGGTAAAATAGAACGCTCCCTCACTGGAAGAACTGGTGGTGTGGGTATAAGGATTTTTAATGGATTTAACAGCGTATATACCTATTCTCATAAAAAAGACAGAGATACTCTTATTAAATTGGCACAAAATGCTTCTAAGTCTTTAAAAGGTGTAGCTCAAAACTTAAATATTGATTTTGTTATTGAAAGCCCTAGCGTTATTCATCCTGTTATGATATCACCTCAGGATGTAGAAAAATCAGTAAAAATCGAGCTTATGAGAAAGGCTCATGAATCAGCTTCTTCATACTCAAATTTAATTCATCAAGTGAGAGTTAATTATCTTGATTATACTCAAAATGTCCTAATCGCAAATTCAAATGGCAAATTTGTGCAAGATAGCAGAACTAGAACTAGATTTATCGTGAATTCAGTTGCCAAGCGTGATGAAAAAATGGAGCATGGAATGATTGGAAAAGGCTCTGGAAAAGGTTTCGAGCTTTATGATGAAATATCTGTAGAAGATATCGCAAATGAAGCATCTAGAGTTGCTATAACTATGCTAGATGCAAAATCATCTCCAAGTGGAAAGTTTCCTGTAGTGCTTGATAATAAATTTGGTGGAGTAATATTTCACGAAGCTTGTGGGCATGGACTAGAGGCAACTTCTGTTGCAAAGGGAAATTCAGTGTATGCTGGAAAGCTTGGAGAGCAAATAGCTTCTACTGTAGTGTCTGCAGTTGATGATGGCACTGTCCAAAATGAATGGGGTTCACTTAGCTTTGATGATGAAGGCAATAAAACTACTAGAAATCTATTAATAGAAAATGGAATCTTAAAAAATTATATGGTAGATGAGCTAAATGCTAGGCGTATGAATATGCCAGCTACTGGTTCATGTCGTAGAGAATCGTATAAATTTGCTCCTACCTCTAGAATGACTAATACTTACATTCTAAATGGAAATAGTAAGTTTGAAGATATGATTTCTTCTATTGATTATGGCGTATATGCAAAGTATCTAGGTGGTGGCTCTGTAAATACTGCGACTGGAGAATTTAATTTTGCAGTCCAAGAGGCTTACCTAGTGAAAAACGGAAAAATAGAGGAACCTATCAAAGGAGCAACGCTGATAGGAACTGGTCTGGATGTTCTTAAAAAGATAGAAATGGTTAGTGATAATTTTGATTCAGGAGAAGGCATGTGTGGATCTGTCAGTGGTTCTATCCCAGCTGGACTAGGTCAGCCTGCACTTAAGGTTTCTGAAATTACAGTTGGAGGAAAGGAGTAG
- a CDS encoding TldD/PmbA family protein: protein MLNTWTDKLFEAGKNKGFENQEIYYETAESLNLSVYQGEVDKFKLSEQGGLSYRGIINGKMGYSFTEAFDDDAIAMLVNAAYENAFAIESTDPVCLHDGSGDYKFMEFPSVDKDVSIEGKIQFMIDLEKTILETDSRIVRLSNNSYVETTYTKWIKNTKGLDVKETKSHIYAYGIVVAKEKEDTRTGIGFDMADSFKELSLDKIAKTATDEALSMLGAEPISSIKCPVVFENKAFASFLSQFTNHFSAEQVQKKLSALIGKLDASIASSHVTITDNPHKKSGLRSTAFDDEGVATFVKPIVEKGILKTYLHNLKTAEIDKVKSTGNASKSSYKSSVEIAPSNLCFEPGDIELKNLMSSIDKGVFITELQGLHAGINAISGDFSLQCHGYCIDKGELSNPVSQITVSGNFFELLKDIDAVANDFFLSPLTEDTGSASVRVKELSISGK, encoded by the coding sequence ATGCTAAATACATGGACAGATAAATTGTTTGAAGCAGGTAAAAATAAAGGCTTTGAAAATCAAGAAATCTATTATGAAACAGCAGAAAGCTTAAACCTTTCTGTATACCAAGGTGAAGTTGATAAATTCAAACTTTCTGAGCAAGGTGGTCTATCCTATAGAGGAATAATCAATGGTAAAATGGGATATTCTTTTACTGAAGCTTTCGATGATGATGCAATTGCTATGCTTGTAAATGCAGCTTATGAAAATGCTTTTGCAATTGAGTCTACTGACCCTGTATGCTTACACGATGGAAGTGGAGACTATAAATTTATGGAATTTCCCTCTGTAGATAAGGATGTATCTATAGAGGGAAAAATTCAATTTATGATTGATTTAGAAAAAACAATCTTAGAGACAGATTCTAGAATTGTAAGATTGTCAAACAACAGCTATGTTGAAACCACCTACACAAAGTGGATAAAAAATACTAAAGGTCTAGATGTAAAGGAAACAAAATCACATATATATGCTTATGGGATTGTAGTTGCTAAGGAGAAGGAAGATACGAGAACTGGTATAGGTTTTGATATGGCTGATTCTTTTAAAGAGCTTTCTTTAGATAAAATAGCAAAAACTGCAACTGATGAAGCCCTTAGTATGCTTGGAGCTGAGCCTATATCCTCTATTAAGTGTCCTGTGGTATTTGAAAATAAAGCTTTTGCAAGCTTCTTATCTCAGTTTACTAATCATTTTAGTGCTGAGCAGGTTCAAAAAAAGTTATCGGCATTAATAGGAAAGCTAGATGCTTCTATTGCCTCTAGCCATGTAACAATAACGGACAACCCTCATAAGAAGTCCGGACTTCGCTCTACTGCTTTCGATGATGAAGGTGTAGCAACCTTTGTTAAGCCAATAGTTGAGAAAGGTATATTAAAAACCTATTTGCACAATCTCAAAACTGCTGAAATTGACAAGGTTAAATCAACTGGAAATGCATCAAAATCATCTTATAAAAGCTCAGTTGAAATCGCTCCTAGCAATCTTTGCTTCGAGCCAGGGGATATAGAGTTAAAGAATTTGATGTCTTCTATAGATAAAGGAGTATTTATTACAGAGCTTCAGGGCTTACATGCAGGTATAAATGCTATTTCTGGAGATTTTTCTCTTCAATGTCATGGTTACTGTATTGATAAGGGAGAGCTTTCAAACCCAGTAAGCCAAATTACTGTATCGGGTAATTTTTTCGAATTACTAAAGGACATAGACGCAGTAGCAAACGACTTTTTCCTGTCTCCACTTACTGAAGACACAGGCTCCGCAAGTGTAAGAGTAAAAGAGCTGAGTATATCTGGAAAGTAG
- a CDS encoding pirin family protein, whose protein sequence is MERKIKNQVTGFRTKDGAGVSLVRVLGNQTTDEYDPILMLDSFDSINPEDYIAGFPLHPHRGIETISYVYKGQMTHKDSLGNEDTIKDGEVQWMTAGSGIMHEEKLPASERMLGVQLWLNLPAKDKMVPPAYKSIKNSEIQEITLDNGKLRLLAGEYNGTTGYKSKYLPLDYYDIHLNPNSSIVLDTDSNRSIMLFTLLGDAYISGELIKEKTAVKLSQGNSVEIKSTDTKAQVLFVSSIRLDESIAWGGPIVMNTKDELNKAFQDLKDGTFLKTGIQY, encoded by the coding sequence ATGGAAAGGAAAATAAAAAATCAAGTAACAGGATTTAGAACTAAAGATGGAGCAGGTGTAAGTTTAGTAAGAGTGCTTGGAAACCAGACCACGGATGAATATGATCCTATATTAATGCTAGATTCATTTGACAGCATAAATCCAGAAGATTACATAGCAGGATTTCCACTACATCCGCACAGAGGAATAGAAACTATAAGTTATGTATATAAAGGTCAAATGACACATAAAGACAGCCTTGGAAACGAAGATACAATAAAGGATGGAGAAGTTCAGTGGATGACTGCTGGCTCTGGAATAATGCATGAAGAAAAATTGCCAGCATCAGAGAGAATGCTAGGAGTTCAGCTATGGCTCAATCTTCCTGCAAAAGACAAAATGGTTCCTCCAGCATATAAAAGCATTAAAAATTCTGAGATTCAAGAGATAACTCTAGATAATGGAAAACTTAGACTCTTGGCAGGAGAGTATAATGGAACCACAGGATATAAGAGTAAATATTTGCCACTAGATTATTATGATATCCATCTAAATCCAAATTCAAGCATAGTGCTAGATACGGATAGTAATCGCTCAATAATGCTTTTTACTTTACTTGGAGATGCCTATATTTCTGGAGAATTAATAAAAGAAAAAACAGCTGTAAAGCTAAGCCAAGGGAATTCAGTTGAAATAAAATCAACTGATACAAAAGCCCAGGTTTTATTTGTAAGCTCAATTAGACTAGATGAATCGATTGCTTGGGGCGGACCAATAGTAATGAACACAAAAGATGAACTTAACAAAGCTTTTCAAGATTTAAAGGATGGTACATTCTTAAAAACTGGCATACAATATTAA
- a CDS encoding acyl-CoA thioesterase yields MKNYYTTRLVKSEDLNHHGTLFAGRMSEWFVEGCFIAAANHHGNPEEIVCVKLHGMKFGKPARKGQIIQLTTQVVLTGNTSMTVYGKVTEIDGTEISVDGYITFVCVDENGKKKPHGIPTPVPQNDEEARIIEIAKNLR; encoded by the coding sequence ATGAAAAATTACTATACTACAAGATTAGTTAAATCAGAGGACTTGAATCATCATGGAACATTATTTGCAGGAAGAATGAGTGAATGGTTTGTAGAAGGGTGCTTTATCGCAGCGGCAAATCACCATGGAAATCCAGAGGAAATAGTCTGTGTAAAGCTTCATGGAATGAAATTTGGAAAACCAGCTAGAAAAGGACAAATCATTCAGCTTACAACTCAGGTGGTACTAACTGGAAATACTAGTATGACTGTATATGGAAAAGTGACTGAAATAGATGGAACAGAAATATCTGTAGACGGGTATATTACCTTTGTGTGTGTAGATGAAAATGGCAAGAAAAAACCTCATGGCATTCCTACACCTGTTCCTCAAAATGATGAAGAAGCAAGAATAATAGAAATAGCTAAAAACTTAAGATAG